From the Leptolyngbya sp. O-77 genome, one window contains:
- a CDS encoding MinD/ParA family protein translates to MPTLISFQSCRHGVGRTNLTANLAACIATQGYRVGVLDADGAMPGIHALFGRTAALDDLAINQDVWREWPSGDASGDRPLPSASNAIPIGAGMLLLLGGDLCLVPPDLRVRDVQRCLQQGYDPDPLGQGLRTVAERLELEFLLIDTYPELDEGTMLWMAVSDAVVLVLGLDATEFQNLAVRMDIAHTLEVPQVWLLANQVPPAYGLGEVWRKLEHSYGKALIGVLPMVNEMLALGSSGLFYSTYPDHPLSLALEAIAQQLIKAPVIKAPLPIGQLQSVSADLPPDPKFID, encoded by the coding sequence ATGCCCACGTTGATTTCATTCCAGTCTTGCCGCCACGGTGTCGGCAGAACCAATCTGACGGCAAACTTGGCAGCTTGCATTGCCACCCAGGGCTATCGTGTGGGCGTGTTGGATGCCGATGGCGCTATGCCAGGAATTCATGCCTTGTTTGGTCGAACGGCTGCGTTAGACGATCTGGCAATTAATCAGGACGTGTGGCGCGAGTGGCCGAGTGGTGATGCATCGGGCGATCGCCCCCTCCCCAGTGCTTCCAATGCAATCCCCATCGGCGCAGGCATGTTGCTGCTGCTAGGAGGCGACCTGTGTCTGGTGCCCCCAGACCTGCGGGTGCGAGATGTGCAGCGGTGTCTTCAGCAGGGCTATGACCCCGACCCTCTGGGGCAGGGCCTCCGCACCGTAGCAGAGCGACTGGAGCTAGAGTTCCTGCTCATCGACACCTACCCCGAACTGGACGAAGGCACGATGCTCTGGATGGCAGTGTCCGATGCAGTCGTTTTGGTGCTGGGGCTGGATGCGACCGAGTTTCAAAACCTGGCCGTGCGGATGGACATTGCCCACACGCTGGAAGTCCCTCAAGTCTGGCTATTGGCTAACCAGGTGCCGCCTGCCTATGGGCTGGGGGAAGTCTGGCGCAAGTTGGAGCATAGCTATGGCAAGGCCCTGATTGGCGTTTTGCCGATGGTGAATGAAATGCTAGCGCTGGGCAGCAGTGGGCTGTTTTACTCGACCTATCCCGACCATCCGCTCAGTCTTGCGCTAGAGGCGATCGCCCAGCAGTTGATCAAAGCGCCTGTGATCAAAGCACCCCTGCCTATCGGTCAGTTGCAATCTGTTTCTGCCGACTTGCCGCCAGATCCCAAATTTATAGATTAA
- a CDS encoding DUF952 domain-containing protein, whose product MLLFHITTQPQWQRAQALGEYRDPSLDAEGFMHCSTAAQINWVANTFFVGQTELVLLWIEGDRLQSPLQYDEVAGVPVGRHFPHVYGPLNLDAVVRVEPLQPNTDGLFAIALALQ is encoded by the coding sequence ATGCTCCTATTCCATATTACGACTCAACCCCAATGGCAGCGGGCCCAGGCGTTGGGCGAATATCGGGACCCCAGTTTGGACGCAGAGGGCTTTATGCACTGTTCCACCGCAGCGCAAATTAACTGGGTGGCGAATACTTTCTTTGTGGGGCAGACGGAGTTGGTGCTGTTATGGATTGAGGGCGATCGCCTCCAGTCTCCGCTTCAGTATGACGAGGTAGCGGGCGTGCCCGTTGGCCGCCACTTTCCCCACGTCTACGGCCCGCTAAATTTGGATGCCGTGGTGCGTGTGGAGCCGCTGCAACCCAACACGGACGGATTATTTGCGATCGCCCTTGCGCTTCAATAG
- a CDS encoding ATP-binding protein: MPIPRLRDFLEPAVQVSIKETLIGLMAHCQQQETGEAIAIDEQGLPLGRLQISRILSLLHLDLPAELAPPPDMSLEDLLIEHPALLQPMTVLPADWAVTEGWHWLHASDPPWVLVDEAGKVLGTVDAIAFWRHFAVLPAQVDEQSASAFPDSLTAPASQFDKPPPLDASRLPAVGTGKGAGHRPWRIAVGTAVSPPSGRPRHPAPLAQGETSLGTGLRGLVEGLPVPMLLWQADRGTVACSQGWQQDIGEEPRVLEAIAAMEAAGVAQVEVRLPPFCHLGAGPSTGRSPKPSAVWQTHSPAHSLTHSPTQKAHTLHQQVPKEPTSTPPNRVSTLPPSPWPRHLHPQDVLSDSPDEEYFPDCVWQLTRFSLGKSSTPDLHTLWLVMAQDVTEQHQMARELAAKTADLAQLNRLKDEFLSCISHELKTPLTAVLGLSSLLKEQLVGPLNDRQARYAQLIYQSGRHLTLIVNDILDLTRIETGQLELNLESVELASLCHRAYEQARQLHQEVSVSEAGKAAETLEEPEFSLSIQPGLSEMTADDLRLRQMLTNLLSNALKFTPTTGKVGLEVATWDDWVAFTVWDTGIGIAADKQHLIFQKFQQLENPLTRRFEGTGLGLVLTQRIAHLHGGDITFVSEEGKGSRFTLLLPRDLQPHPTKPPLKVSRRLQQRLVLVAESGTARIEVLDAGLRQLGYRVAIARSGTEALEKVRRLQPALVILNPNLPLLSGWDVLTLLKAGLDTRATPVIWSGSTEEKPRAIAYGASACLSHPIYLESLRKSILEATQTPDELSPLPATRLTVLHLRLSPQSLAANGPSVSELLHSYPYRVVEVSDLDQADLLARVWKPHVVVLEGSLPDPTDYFNHLYEHTVLSTVPMITLTPETTQSANRVPGLTVFPCLAPLTPVDAFGAVEESALFQVIQVASGRG, encoded by the coding sequence ATGCCCATTCCTCGATTGCGCGATTTTTTGGAACCAGCGGTGCAAGTCTCTATAAAAGAGACGCTCATTGGGCTGATGGCGCACTGTCAGCAGCAAGAGACCGGCGAGGCGATCGCCATCGATGAGCAAGGGTTGCCATTGGGTCGGCTGCAAATCAGCCGTATCCTGTCGCTCCTGCATCTAGACTTGCCCGCAGAGTTGGCTCCACCGCCAGACATGAGCCTGGAAGACCTGCTGATCGAACATCCTGCGCTGCTACAACCCATGACGGTGCTGCCAGCCGATTGGGCGGTGACCGAGGGATGGCATTGGCTCCATGCCAGCGATCCGCCGTGGGTGCTGGTGGATGAGGCAGGCAAGGTGCTAGGCACAGTGGATGCGATCGCCTTTTGGCGACATTTTGCCGTGTTGCCCGCGCAGGTCGATGAGCAGTCTGCGTCTGCCTTTCCCGACTCTCTGACCGCTCCAGCATCGCAGTTCGACAAACCGCCGCCTTTAGATGCCTCCAGACTGCCCGCAGTCGGAACCGGCAAGGGCGCGGGCCATCGCCCCTGGCGAATTGCGGTTGGAACGGCCGTCTCGCCACCCTCAGGGCGACCCCGACACCCGGCTCCGCTTGCTCAGGGTGAAACATCGCTGGGGACGGGGCTGAGGGGGCTGGTCGAGGGGCTGCCTGTACCCATGCTCTTGTGGCAAGCGGATCGTGGAACAGTCGCCTGTAGCCAGGGCTGGCAGCAGGACATTGGTGAAGAACCGAGAGTGCTGGAGGCGATCGCCGCAATGGAGGCGGCCGGGGTTGCCCAGGTGGAGGTGCGGCTGCCGCCGTTTTGCCATCTTGGAGCAGGCCCATCTACGGGGCGATCGCCAAAACCCTCGGCAGTGTGGCAGACCCACAGCCCCGCCCATAGTCTCACCCATAGCCCTACTCAAAAAGCCCATACGCTGCACCAGCAAGTTCCCAAAGAGCCAACATCAACCCCTCCTAACCGCGTTTCTACCCTGCCGCCCTCGCCTTGGCCGCGCCATCTTCATCCCCAGGATGTCCTTTCTGATAGCCCCGACGAGGAATATTTTCCTGATTGCGTCTGGCAACTCACCCGGTTCTCGTTGGGCAAAAGCAGCACACCAGACCTCCATACCCTCTGGCTGGTGATGGCTCAAGACGTAACCGAGCAGCACCAGATGGCGCGAGAGTTGGCCGCAAAAACTGCTGACCTGGCCCAGCTTAACCGCCTCAAGGACGAGTTCTTATCCTGCATTAGCCACGAGCTAAAAACCCCGCTGACCGCAGTGCTGGGTCTATCGAGCCTGCTTAAGGAGCAGCTAGTTGGGCCTCTGAACGATCGCCAGGCCCGCTATGCCCAACTGATTTATCAGAGCGGTCGCCACCTGACGCTGATTGTGAACGACATTCTGGATCTGACCCGGATTGAAACCGGGCAGCTTGAGCTAAATCTGGAATCCGTCGAGCTAGCTTCTCTCTGTCATCGAGCCTATGAGCAGGCCCGCCAGCTTCATCAGGAAGTCTCTGTGTCTGAAGCCGGAAAAGCTGCCGAGACGCTCGAAGAACCAGAATTTAGCCTGAGCATTCAGCCAGGGCTGAGCGAAATGACAGCGGATGACCTGCGGTTGCGGCAAATGCTGACCAACCTGCTCTCCAACGCGCTCAAGTTTACGCCGACGACGGGCAAAGTCGGGCTAGAGGTTGCCACCTGGGATGACTGGGTGGCTTTTACTGTCTGGGATACGGGCATTGGCATCGCGGCGGACAAGCAGCACCTCATCTTCCAAAAATTTCAGCAGCTTGAAAATCCCTTAACGCGGCGGTTTGAAGGCACAGGGCTGGGATTGGTGCTGACGCAGCGCATTGCCCACCTGCACGGTGGCGACATCACGTTTGTTTCTGAGGAAGGTAAGGGCAGTCGCTTTACGCTGCTGCTGCCCAGAGATTTGCAGCCTCACCCGACAAAGCCGCCGCTCAAGGTATCCCGCAGGCTCCAGCAGCGGCTCGTGCTGGTAGCCGAATCGGGTACAGCTCGCATTGAGGTGTTGGATGCTGGTTTGCGCCAGTTGGGCTATCGGGTGGCGATCGCCCGCAGCGGCACCGAAGCCCTGGAAAAAGTGCGGCGGCTCCAGCCTGCGCTGGTGATTTTGAACCCGAATCTGCCGCTGCTGTCGGGCTGGGACGTGCTAACGCTGCTCAAGGCCGGCCTCGACACTCGCGCCACGCCCGTCATCTGGAGCGGCAGCACGGAGGAAAAACCGAGGGCGATCGCCTATGGAGCTAGCGCTTGCCTCAGTCACCCCATTTATCTTGAGTCTCTTCGCAAGAGCATTCTGGAAGCGACCCAGACACCGGATGAGTTGTCGCCGCTCCCCGCCACCCGCCTGACCGTGCTGCACTTACGTTTGTCACCTCAGTCGCTGGCTGCCAACGGCCCTAGTGTGTCGGAGCTACTGCACAGCTACCCCTACCGGGTGGTGGAGGTGAGTGATCTCGACCAGGCAGATTTGCTGGCGCGGGTCTGGAAGCCCCATGTGGTTGTGCTAGAAGGCAGCCTGCCCGATCCCACGGACTATTTCAATCATCTCTATGAACATACGGTGCTGAGTACCGTGCCGATGATTACCCTCACCCCGGAAACGACCCAATCTGCCAACCGCGTGCCAGGGCTGACGGTGTTTCCCTGTCTGGCACCGCTGACCCCCGTCGATGCGTTTGGCGCGGTCGAAGAATCGGCGCTGTTTCAGGTCATTCAGGTGGCAAGCGGGCGTGGGTGA